One part of the uncultured Bacteroides sp. genome encodes these proteins:
- a CDS encoding capsule assembly Wzi family protein, which yields MVIGQSKYKSFAEFGTTIHSGDNTPLWQVSNQHGLSSIDNNAYTRGGIFYSDSCSNLMFKTGLDLAVAKGFTSTFVVQQAYLDINYRYFGLSIGSKELNSELLNQQLSSGGLTWSGNARPIPQIKVGILDYVRIAPWAQVKAEISYGKWTDNNYQKENVGTNYWYTKNILYHHKSFFFRLGKTTSPWQLDLGMSLDAQFGGNTLNHPYLHEQDLGNKIKDYFKIFFPIKQSENKYYEGNLMGSEHLKLTFKQSDYLLSAYLENYYDDFSGMGKKNGFDGLWGIEYKSKNKQAINGLVVEYYQTTNQSGPLHGLDESIVKKTGGADDYYNHDVYPGWVHWGMTMANPLIASPIYNKDGNMTFKYNRVKAVHIGWSGDILNDLSYRAKLSFNKTWGTPFKPIPEILENFSTFAECTYYPEKLKGWNFTISGAFDTGNIYGDNLGMQLKIRKFFK from the coding sequence ATAGTTATTGGTCAATCAAAATATAAATCATTTGCTGAATTTGGAACTACTATTCATTCTGGCGATAATACACCATTATGGCAAGTAAGTAATCAACACGGACTATCATCTATTGATAATAACGCCTATACACGTGGTGGAATATTTTATTCTGATTCTTGTTCAAACCTGATGTTTAAGACAGGATTGGATCTTGCAGTGGCTAAAGGATTCACATCCACTTTTGTTGTTCAACAAGCTTATCTGGATATTAATTATAGATATTTTGGATTATCCATTGGAAGTAAGGAACTTAATTCTGAATTATTAAATCAACAGTTAAGTAGTGGAGGATTAACTTGGAGTGGAAATGCCAGACCAATTCCTCAAATAAAAGTAGGTATTCTAGATTATGTAAGAATTGCTCCATGGGCGCAAGTAAAAGCTGAAATTTCCTATGGGAAATGGACAGATAACAACTACCAGAAGGAAAATGTCGGTACAAACTACTGGTATACAAAGAATATTCTATACCATCATAAAAGTTTCTTTTTTAGGTTAGGAAAGACAACTTCACCTTGGCAACTTGATTTAGGAATGAGCCTCGATGCACAGTTTGGCGGGAATACATTAAATCACCCATACCTCCACGAACAAGACTTAGGGAACAAAATTAAAGATTATTTTAAAATATTCTTTCCGATAAAACAGTCTGAAAATAAGTATTACGAAGGTAATTTGATGGGGAGCGAACACTTAAAGCTAACCTTCAAGCAATCTGATTATCTCTTAAGTGCTTATTTAGAAAATTACTACGATGATTTTTCCGGAATGGGGAAAAAGAATGGCTTTGACGGATTATGGGGTATTGAATATAAATCAAAAAACAAACAAGCAATAAATGGATTAGTTGTAGAGTATTATCAAACAACTAATCAAAGTGGCCCATTGCATGGATTGGACGAATCAATCGTAAAAAAAACAGGAGGAGCCGATGATTACTATAACCATGATGTCTATCCAGGATGGGTACATTGGGGAATGACCATGGCAAATCCTCTGATAGCATCACCTATTTACAATAAAGATGGCAATATGACCTTTAAATATAATAGAGTTAAGGCTGTTCATATTGGATGGAGTGGAGATATTCTTAATGATTTATCTTACAGAGCTAAGCTATCTTTTAATAAAACCTGGGGAACTCCTTTTAAACCAATACCCGAAATATTGGAGAATTTTTCTACATTTGCAGAATGTACTTATTACCCGGAAAAATTAAAAGGGTGGAACTTTACAATATCAGGTGCTTTTGATACAGGAAACATTTATGGAGATAATCTTGGTATGCAGCTGAAAATAAGGAAATTTTTTAAATAA